A stretch of DNA from Gimesia chilikensis:
GTTTATTGTGAAGTACATGCTCTATCAGCATGATTTTACCCTCGACCGGCTGGCGATTCGCACACCGCTGGCCTACGCGGCGGCACAGTTCGTGATGACGGTGCAGTTGCGGCAGCTGTTTGACAGTCACTTCGAACCGTTTCTGCCAGCCTCATTTCCACTGCTGGGAGTGATCGTTTTCATTCTGACCGGCGATATCCTCGTGTATGGATCGAAGGGGCTCTACTACCAGGTGCTGGTTTTCAGCTATGCACTGCTGACGGGCGTTTATTTCCAGATCGGACATGCGGCACGTAAACCTCGAGAAACCGAACGCTCTCTCTGGTCCGTCTATGTCATTCGAGCCGGGTTGTTTGCAACGATCTGGCTGCTGGGCTGGCTGACAGCCACGGGTATGGACCGCTACGAACGGGAACTGGATCAGCTGTATTACCGGCTGATTGAACCCCGCACAGCCGGTATCGCTTCGCGGGCCGGGTTCTCGACCATTTCCCGGCTGGGAAGCATGACGTCTCACTTTGACCAGGGAGCCGATCAGATCCGGTTACGGGTCAAGTCGACCGATGAGCCGGGCTATTTCCGCGGTCGGGCATTCGTCCAGTTTCTGAATTCGGAATGGCATTCGGAAGTGGGGAGTCATAATGTCCCGATCATTGCGATGCCTCCGGCGGGGGTGCGGGCCAGTGTTCCCGATGATGGTACCTGGTTTCTACTGGGGCAGGCGAAGTCACCCAACTGGATTGAGTACCAGGTCTGGTCCCAGGATCCGGGTCATATCTTTGCACCGCTGAATACGCCGCTTGTGTACGCCTTCGCTGACAGTATTCAGTTCGACAGCCAGGAAGTGCTGACTTCGCGGACGATGGCCAGTGGCTTTCCTTATTCGGTCTTTTATCCCCGTCAGCTGCTGCCACAGCGTCCCGAACACGATGCAGCGCTGCAGCGGTTGTTGCAGTTGCCGGATGAGATCGACCCCGCAATCAAGCAACTGGCGGAAGATGTGTTCGCGGGCTGTGAAACTTCCGAGGCAAAGATCCAGCGGGTGCAGGCTTACTTCCAGAACAACTATGAGTATGAACTGGGAATTAACGTACCGTACGGAGAAGAC
This window harbors:
- a CDS encoding transglutaminase-like domain-containing protein; protein product: MNAQRTIAFTMLSLECATFSILSETLFFSFSIIVLAALSYFSVLRYSFSKRQVFWVTSALAVLFIVKYMLYQHDFTLDRLAIRTPLAYAAAQFVMTVQLRQLFDSHFEPFLPASFPLLGVIVFILTGDILVYGSKGLYYQVLVFSYALLTGVYFQIGHAARKPRETERSLWSVYVIRAGLFATIWLLGWLTATGMDRYERELDQLYYRLIEPRTAGIASRAGFSTISRLGSMTSHFDQGADQIRLRVKSTDEPGYFRGRAFVQFLNSEWHSEVGSHNVPIIAMPPAGVRASVPDDGTWFLLGQAKSPNWIEYQVWSQDPGHIFAPLNTPLVYAFADSIQFDSQEVLTSRTMASGFPYSVFYPRQLLPQRPEHDAALQRLLQLPDEIDPAIKQLAEDVFAGCETSEAKIQRVQAYFQNNYEYELGINVPYGEDPLTYFLREKPAAHCEYFASGTALLLRLAGVPCRYVTGYVVRERNAYDQFWVARSRHAHAWVEAWDDNRGWVTVESTPFAGQPEFETPGSARQYWESFMGQFSRLKMALQQGQWILAMSEAQLPLLLLVGGVVLWFLVRWGLHLVLRQLKTRAEFRENPLHIQELHRLLSQMDRLLARKRLVREPGETLMQFSRRIQNQEISHWYQTYASSRFMPENESLQEQISQLRSQLQEIRSRKASV